In the genome of Astatotilapia calliptera chromosome 18, fAstCal1.2, whole genome shotgun sequence, the window GGAGTTTGACTAAAATGCCAACAGATGGCACTATTGTTCCCTGTGCTGCTTTAATAACCCATCATTTCCCCCAACAGCAGATAATCAGTCTGTGTGGATTTCAAAGGTTTCCAGACTTTCCTCTTAATTTGGAGTTGATCACATGACTGGATGAAAACACCTTAAAGTTACACAAAAACCAGAACTGTGATTCTGCAGGGATTCAAGGCTTCAGGGGTAACAGCCCCTCTGAATACAAACGCAAAGAAAGACATGCCACGCTGTCATTTGGATTTTTTAAAGTCTCACCTTAAGGCAGGTATGTAATCAGTTCAAAACAACAAATGCATGTATTAAGGTGCACTGAGTCCTTTTAAGTTGAAAAGTGGTCCAGCGTACCTGTGGGTCCTCGTAGATCTCGGGGTCCAGGTGCATAGCCTGAGGGTACAGGGCAATGATGTCTCCCTTTCTGACGGCCGCCGAGCGCTCGGCATCCAGACGCAGACTGAAGTCCTCCTGAGCCACCCGGATGTTCATGGAGGCCGAGCACAGGCGGAGGCTCTCCTCGATGGCGCTCTCTGTGGAGACAGTCGGGTCAATGATCTTCAGGTTCACATCTCTAAGTGTACGAATGCAGAATCTCTGTGTGCACGTACCCATGTAGAGAAGTTTCTCCAGGTGCGCTGGGGTCAGCATCACATCCTTATCTCTGCTGAATTCCACCCCGCTGAGTCTCAGGACGTCCTCGAGCTCCCGACGGACGAACTGCAGCGCCTCAGGGTGACTCACCAGGTAATACGTGACCCAGAAAATAGCAGGAACCGTGTTCCCCAGAGACGCCCACAGGATGGCAAAGTGATGAGCTGAAAGTCAGCAGGATGCAGAATGTCATCCACAAAAAGCTTCCACGCAGCATTTACACTCAGGTCACAAAAACAATTATTGTCTATATTGTGGGCTGTTGAGCTGCCAGTGGCACTGGTACACTGCACAGGGAGGGAAGAAAGGCCTAAATCCATCAGCAGCTGCAAACACATAAAGCAGGCCGACATTACGCTTCTGCAACAGCCTCCACAAAACCCCCGTCAAGTATTTGGGACTGTGCTTAAAAGCCGAGTCAGTTCAATTTAGATGAACTCTACCATTAAATAAACATCATCATATAGAGCCAAACTTGGTAGAAGCTTGATGATGGAAACCAAAAGCATTTGGTCAAGGTGGGATTTGCTGAGGGACATTTATTAGAAGCGTTCAAAGAAGTGATTCAAAACTTGAAATGACCAAGACAAGTTCGCGCCCACGATGGGTGGATGTTAACCTCCGACCACAGCTGCACATGAGCCACTCGAGGTCTGGGCTGTAGGGCAGCAGAAACATGTTTGCACAGCAGCTAATTATCTACCTGCTTTGTCGAAATCCCTCAGCGTGTCATACTGCTCAAACATCTCGAATCGTGTCCTGATGAACTCTGAAGAATGTGACCAGCAAGACATCTGGTGCGGCAGGAAGTAGTTGATGAGCCTCTCGCGGATCGCCCTAGTCCGTCCCAGCAGCCAGATGGGTATCTGAGCGACGAGGAGCGGAAACATCTTGTCAAACTTGATGAAGTCCGTCTCCAGGACGCTCATCCCGCTGTGGCGGCTGGCGGATGGCGGCTTGCCGTACATGGTGAGAAAGGTCGCCTCGAACATGATCGAGTTGCAGAGCTTGTACATGTAGGCGGTCTTCCAGCTGCTCTCCTGGTCCAGGTAGTCCTGACGAAATACCAGCATCAGGTTACCCATCATGCTCTCTGTCAGGGGCGTGAGGTTATCCCCTTGGA includes:
- the LOC113010228 gene encoding 25-hydroxycholesterol 7-alpha-hydroxylase-like isoform X3 — encoded protein: MSPLLLLVLGLLLPLLLLVLRGRTRREDEPPLIKGWIPFIGKALEFGKDAHKFLKEHKRKFGDVFTVQIAGKYMTFIMDPLLYPNIIKQGRQLDFHEFSNRVASFAFGYPPVTSKFPGLKEQITRGFILLQGDNLTPLTESMMGNLMLVFRQDYLDQESSWKTAYMYKLCNSIMFEATFLTMYGKPPSASRHSGMSVLETDFIKFDKMFPLLVAQIPIWLLGRTRAIRERLINYFLPHQMSCWSHSSEFIRTRFEMFEQYDTLRDFDKAAHHFAILWASLGNTVPAIFWVTYYLVSHPEALQFVRRELEDVLRLSGVEFSRDKDVMLTPAHLEKLLYMESAIEESLRLCSASMNIRVAQEDFSLRLDAERSAAVRKGDIIALYPQAMHLDPEIYEDPQTFRFDRYVQNGQKKTNFYKRGQKLKHYLMPFGSGASKCPGRFFAINEIKQFLSVILLYLDLELEEGQSKATLDLSRAGLGVMLPAEDVRFRYRLRPV
- the LOC113010228 gene encoding 25-hydroxycholesterol 7-alpha-hydroxylase-like isoform X2; the encoded protein is MSPLLLLVLGLLLPLLLLVLRGRTRREDEPPLIKGWIPFIGKALEFGKDAHKFLKEHKRKFGDVFTVQIAGKYMTFIMDPLLYPNIIKQGRQLDFHEFSNRVASFAFGYPPVTSKFPGLKEQITRGFILLQGDNLTPLTESMMGNLMLVFRQDYLDQESSWKTAYMYKLCNSIMFEATFLTMYGKPPSASRHSGMSVLETDFIKFDKMFPLLVAQIPIWLLGRTRAIRERLINYFLPHQMSCWSHSSEFIRTRFEMFEQYDTLRDFDKAAHHFAILWASLGNTVPAIFWVTYYLVSHPEALQFVRRELEDVLRLSGVEFSRDKDVMLTPAHLEKLLYMGTCTQRFCIRTLRDVNLKIIDPTVSTESAIEESLRLCSASMNIRVAQEDFSLRLDAERSAAVRKGDIIALYPQAMHLDPEIYEDPQTFRFDRYVQNGQKKTNFYKRGQKLKHYLMPFGSGASKCPGRFFAINEIKQFLSVILLYLDLELEEGQSKATLDLSRAGLGVMLPAEDVRFRYRLRPV